The genomic stretch GGGAAGCTGCTGCGAGTCGAGATAAAGTGCTTAACATGGGTAACTGGATTATCAACAATGGGCTCACATCCTTCATTATGGTGAGTTTTTAGTATTTACACTTTAGGAAGTTCATGTTTTAAAGAGGCATTGAGGGACTAACGGTGACAAAATTATACTTTATGCACAGTTTGGTGCGCAAAATGCAGcgtgtccaaaaaaaaaaaaaaaaaagtttccaaaCAGCTCCAACTTCAGCACGCACAGACTGATTAGGATATAAACGTATTTTTCACTACAACAgaatgtgcttttgtgttttgtgatcgTAACACGACCTTGCTGTGTTTGCAGGTGGCCTGGATGGgcatcaacatttttcttttcgtctggttttattttttctacgATTTGGGGGACGAGTTTTTCTACACGCGTCATCTTCTCGgggtgagtcagagagagaggattAAAAAAACTCTTCAGAGTATTGATGTCAGCTATAATGCTTGgttcattaattttattatacgttaattataattattattattccagtCTGCTTTGGCTTGGGCCAGAGCTCCTGCAGCTGTCCTCAACTTCAACTGTATGCTGATCCTCCTCCCGGTGTGCAGAAACCTGCTGTCTCTGATCAGAGGCTCCTTCGTGGTAAGATGTTATTAGCAGGTGCACTCAATACACTCAATGCACTCAATACAATCAATACAATCAATACAATCAGTGCCCTAATCTGTTCAGCAGAGTGTTTTCATGCTGTCATACAACTAGTCtgagtgctgctgctgtcaatgAAATACTTCTTCCCATTAAACctcttttttaaacattttaaaattatttttattgttatcagatttttttttttttactgtaaccTAATTGTATAACTTACTCTCCTCGTTTAAATCCTGTTTTGTCAAACACTTTGCACCTCTGCATGaaaggtttttttaaaaaaaataactattatttttaatattcatgagAGAGACCAAGTGTGTGAACATCCAGGCAAAATGATTCAggtgcagacagagagaggccaCAGAGGCTCAAATACAAATATCAACAGGCAGGCAAAGTGGCATACAATCACAAGACTCATCTTCATCAATCATTAGagattttaaaactatttttgtaTGCTCGTTCcatgcttttaaaatgttgttgtgCTATGACCTCACATTGTGtttctatacatttttttctatatattttgtCTATATTAGGGAAGATCTTACAGATAAAATTGTTTATTGGGAGCTTAACAGCATGCAGACCTCACTCCTTTGTATCCtgcaatgaaaatgattttacacCATTTATTGACAGTAAAGACTTTGCATGAGGCTTTTTTTCAGAGGTGAAACACTTCCAGCTGCAAAATCCAAcccaaaacaagacaaatcCTGTTTCACACAGATAATCTCTGCTTAATTGACACAGGTTGGGAAGGTCTTAGTATCCACTCTGGAAAGATGTTCTTTGCAATGAGTTCTTACTTTTCAtctccttccttttctttatctcttcagTGTTGTGGCAGAACAATGAGGAAGCAGCTGGACAAAAATTTAAGTTTCCACAAGCTGGCGGGATACATGATCGGCCTGATGACAGGTGAGCTTTTTCCTTCAGCTTTAACTTgagtttgtattgttttgttttcaaaagatGGTTCAggtttatctctctttctctctcttatctctTTATCTAGATATTTTAACAATCTCTTGACAATATTCTTTGTTCAAAAACATTGTTATAGACAAGAAATCAAGTAAAAattgaccaacaaaaaaaaagttacatagttTTATCAACATTTGTGCTTAGATTAGAGATCATGTGTACAGTGAGCAACTTATTTTACCAGTGATTGTACATTTGGGGAAATGTGTCATTGAATTATCATTCCAGGAATAGTtttcttaaaagaaaaacaaagaatagaaaaggagagagagacaaacaaagcagaaaCGAAACAAAGTTATTCACGTTCAGattccaaaaacatttttccaaaacaatgtTTACTTTCTGCTCTGACTTTATACAATATGCTTTTTGTGCACAGTCCTGATTCATAGTTTCCACACTATGCACACTTGTCGGACCTGATTCTCATCATTGTTAATCAGAGAATTCACTCAGGGGTGAAACAgattagttaaaaaaaaaagaaaagtcgaCTTAATaacaaaacagatgttttccccttttttaaatatgacgaaaattattaaatgaatcTTTTCCCTCCCAACCACACAAAATAAccagacagactgaatacacacacaggtaaaatatttgaaaagtaCATGAAGAGCAACAGAAGcctaaaataaatatagacGCAGGGtgtatttaaaggaaaattccccctatttgtttttaaagataagAGGAAATCTCTCGGTCACCTCTCGGTCAAACGGTGTATGTCactcaacaaaacaaactaaaagtACTAGcttgttgatttatttatttactatttgtgtgataattttctttttctctatttcaaATCactagcatttttttttcaaacagaaagCAGAGTTTATgtgacagcacacacagcacTGACACGTCTCTCCTCTCTGCGTTCGGACAGCTGTTCATATGATCGCCCATTTGTTGAACGTGGAGTGGTACAACAACAGCAGACGGGGGGTTTATGACAAACTCAGCACCGCGCTGTCCAACCTGGAGGACACAGAAAACACCACCTACCTGAACCCGATCCGAACAACAGACGTCGTGAGTTCAACCAACTATAATAAGACAAATTCCAAAAAAACTATCTTCTCATTTCCTCAATTTCAAGCCATTCAAGGATTTTCTTGTGTCATCAAGCagagaaaaaggctgtaaacCACTAACTagttgtcagataaatgtattcttgtgtgcgtgtgtgtgtgtgtgtgtgtgtgtgtgcgtgtgtgtgtgtgtgtgtgtgtgtgtgtgtgtgtggatgagagGGAAGTCTTCTCCATCATCTTCGCTCCTGGTCTTATGACTAAAAGCTCACATTGtcactctctcttcttcttgtgtCTCAGGATGCGCAGCAGACTCCAACCTACTTTGTCTTCACCACCATTGCTGGTCTCACAGGGGTCATCATCACTCTGgccctcatcctcatcatcacctcctccatGGAGGTCATCAGGCGCAGCTACTTCGAAGTCTTCTGGTACACGCACCATCTGTTCATCGTCTTCTACATCGGTCTCGTCTTCCACGGAGCTGGGTAAGGGAAAAGTCTCAGCtctctcttttaaaatgttttaatgtaatgctgttattgtttattataagcatgtttcacttttatgtCCCATCTGCAGGCGCATCGTGAGGCGTCAAACGACAACGAATCCGCCGCACAACTTCACCTTCTGTAAAAACCGCACTGATGACTGGGGACGGATTCCTGAGTGTCCCATTCCTCAGTTTGCAGGAGGGTTTCCACAGGTTGGTCTTTCtttcatgtaaaaataacttAGAACATGCAGTTTacttaacctcttaacatccactgGGTCATGGGCAACCTGCTTAAGCCAGTTTGGAGGGGTTCAGGGACACCaatgacaccacaaactaaaaactccctatCTCCCATAAGGTTTGGTCCACAtgtctggaattttatacaggtgtggttgacaagatgtagaaggtatgtggtgatttgcatagttctggcataaagcatgtcctagttattgttattcaaatatgactcattgtAGACGAGGACTTTTTTGAGCCATATTTGAatttatgtaattttgtttgtgttttagccacatgctaaacaagcacatcTCTAGAAACTAGATGTGGTGATGTTAGATGAGATTAGATTATGAGAAGattttcaaatgaagcctaatacagcctaacagttcttctgttataagctgtACCACTATTTCCATTTTGTATACGCCAAATGGGCGAAAATTCCTAAAAAacagggtggatgttaagaggctaTAGTTCCTGCTGTTCAGCCTCTGTTACAGTCTTTATCACTGCTGCAAATATGTTGAAACTACTTATTTACTACCACTGCTAGCACACATTAAAGCTTCACTAGCTGTAACGCTGTGAATTATCATCATTTAAtcacatctttgtttttttcttgtcctcTCAGACCTGGATGTGGGTGATCGGTCCGATGTTTCTGTACCTCTGTGAACGTGTGCTACGTTTCATTCGTTACGTGCAGACAGTCAGATACAGGAAGGCAAGtttgaaaaatgttgttttgcagGTTAATGTGCAACAACTCAATCTTGATTTCTATGTGATTTTAACACTTTTACTTTCAGATCGTGATGCGGCCGTCCAAGGTGCTGGAGCTGCAGCTGGTGAAGAGTGGCTTCAAAATGGAGGTGGGTCAGTACGTCTTCCTCAACTGCCCAGCCATCTCGCAGCTGGAGTGGCACCCGTTCACCATGACCTCCGCCCCCGAAGAGGACTTCTTCAGCATCCACATCCGCTCAGCCGGGGACTGGACCGACAAGCTCATCAGCATTATGCAGCAGCTGCCTGAAGGGGAACAGGGACCGAAGTGAGTTCTTCCAAACATGTACTTTCATGATGTTTCAGCCCACATTATGGTAGAAAAAGGACAGTTTTTACCTGTTTATCTGATTTTTATTTCAAGCGCTTTggtcattttattctttttccaGTAGAGTGATAAGTGTGAGGTTTGATTTAATCTACTGCTGGGCTGCATGATGCCAATTTTTTCTACAACTTCATGTTCAAAAACTGTTTTCCCTCCCATAAATCACCCACAGCGGTCGGCTTGTAGAAAGTCACATGAAAGCATGAATATGTGGCCAATTTGAATATGTGGTTAATTAAATAAGGTGTAAACTTTTTCAAAcaaatttacttttaatttcacAGGAAATTTTCTTAATTAGGCCACTGACTGCAGGGCTCTGCACACACGATTCATTAGTATAAACAATATAATGATCCacaaaatgactagaataactgTACTGGGATAGATAAAAAGTAATGTGAACACCTCCTGCAAAATGACATTATGGTTAATTAAAGCATTGTTACAAGTGTGGCTGAATAACAAGTAGACTCAATGATTGCAATGCCCTTTTACTACGACAATTAACAGGCTGCAACTGATTCAGATTACATTGGCTCCCTGTAGCTTTTagaaattgattttaaagtcctTTTTAATTGGATTACAAAGCTTTAAATGGCTTAGGCACTGCCTATTAAATAAACGTTTAAGTCCATATATTCCTGCACAAGCCCTCAGGTCCTCAAATACCCAGCTGCTCTCTCAACATCGTACTTATAAAAACATTGGAGATGCAGCTTTTTCCATCTATGTTGCTGAACTGTAGGACAACCTACCAGcacaaatgaaaacactcaGCAGTATCCTTTAAAAACCAGctaaaatcttatttttttaacttggtttttaattatctgttttttaaaaaaaaagtttttagcttgtttttattgttattcatgagttatatattgttttttttctcttgattgTTATGTGGAGCACTTTGAATTACTTCCACTGAACGAACTGtactatataaatacattttgattgtAAACTAGTTGAGATAAAAATCTCACCGTAAGCTCCATTAAGCAGCTGTTCTGAAGCTTTTattcatatcacatgatcttcattaGCAGATTAGTTGTAATTGAATTGCACATGTTTCAAATTTCCTTTTTccccagaacagctactaaatagaCCCTGTGataagtttgtttgtttgctttttttttatctgctgctaaaatcaaaaatgaactttGATCACAGGATGAAACATCTGTGCCCATAACAAAGCCAATGACATGCACAATAAAAGCTGATATGACTTTTGTAGCAGTGTttgcaatttttatttttctgctgtcacatgtgttttgtttgcaatgATAACAGTATAATGTTTTTCCTCAGAATGGGAGTGGACGGTCCCTTTGGCACAGCCAGCGAGGACGTATTCGACTACGAGGTCAGCATGCTGGTCGGTGCCGGCATCGGGGTCACTCCCTTCGCCTCCATCCTCAAATCCATCTGGTACAAATTCAAAGACTCCAACCCGAAACTGCGCACCAGGAAGGTAAGAACCCAAAACACCCACATCTCACATGCGCTTTTGACATTTAAACCTGTATATCCATTTCATCGCTGACACGCTGCTGCACATGATTGATGTCAGACAGGAACTCTTATTGTCTTTTAAATAAAgagcgctgtgtgtgtgttttcataatACACTCATGTTAGTGGACGAGTCATCAGCGGCGAGGCCAGCTCTTATGTAAAAGGATCATTGTTGTTAACACGTCCGCATCTACTTCCTGGTTTCAGATATACTTCTATTGGCTTTGCCGGGAAACACACGCCTTTGAGTGGTTCGCCGACCTCCTGCAGGTGcttgagagagagatggaggagagaggcaTGGGGGACTTCCTCACCTACAAACTCTACCTGACTGGATGGGATCAAAGCCATGTATGTGTGGGAATCAGTCCTCGCTCTGCTCACTTGACGGGCTGAAGTCTAGATAATTAGTGATAGGTCATTTCACCTTGAACTAAAACAtgttatctctcttttttcttcttccggttaatgtttcatcacaggCTACTCATGCGATGGTTCACTTTGATGAGGAAACAGATGTGGTCACCGGACTCAAACAGAAAACTCACTACGGCAGACCCCTCTGGGACAAGGAGTTCGAACAAGTCCGCAAAGAGAACCCAACGTAAGAAAATCCTCTcttttttaaaagccttttaaaatattttgaatttaaacCTCTGAAATCTAACTCTCCATTAATATCTCCCTCAGGTCTGTGGTGGGAACCTTCCTATGCGGGCCTGTAGCTCTGGCTAAAGTCTTGGAGAAGAAATGTGCCAAATACTCAGACGTGGATCCTCGCAAGACCAAATTTTACTTCAACAAGGAGAACTTCTGAGCAGAGGAACGACagaaagctgcattttttttttactcatgaAGGACAACACTTAGTGGGAAATttctttcactgtgtttttatcttcagACAACTGATGATGACGGAGATGTGTCGCAACCTGCTGGGTGTGTTTTGAGACACTTTACTGCACACCTacactgataaaaaaagagtcagagaggtcatgttgtttttatcagcaCTACTCAGGGACTGACTTTATCTCTTTTAACATGAAGACATGAATCATTCTGGCCTCATGAGCCACAGTGTTTGTactgtttgattattttaagcTACAATACTGCTGAAACCCCTCAGAGTTCCTCGTGGTTTGAGACTTGCACaatatttgagatatttttaCTGTTACCGTGACATCAGGACCTCAAaggttttaatcttttttttcagggctgcaactaacaattattttcattatgaattcATCTATTTTCTCAAGGTGAACAATGTCGATCACTGGTTCCTAAAACCCAacatgacgtcctcaaatgtctgaggaaaccagaaaatacatttgagaagctggaatcacagaatttgggctttttttaaaataaataactccaaacaattaatggattatcaaaatagttagcaattattttaatagtttgcaactaattgattaattgacttatCATTGCAGCGCTAATCTTATTACTACAGGTTACATCATGTaaagaaatgtctgttttgcaTCAAGACAGCAAAGCAACTGAATGTAATACTTTGTTTGATCTGCAATTTTCAGCTCAACATATTTCAGCCTTTATTTCCCCCTCAAGACAATTTACTTACGATCAAATACAATGTAAATAATGTTGTCGTGTTTTTGAACTAATACATATGAATGAGTGACAAAAACTACTTACAAATCTATATAAGTTACTGTAATGTGAGCTCTTAAATGTTTGCAGTTCAGGTACTGGCTGTGTGAACTACAGTTCTCACACTTTACTGGTTAAGGAAACAGGTTTCCTGTAATGGATTcctctgatttatttttacctGTCGAATTCACTTGTATTTCCTGATCAGACTAATAGAATGACGAGTAAGCCAGAAGAATGACAGTCAGTCACGTACCTTGTGGTTACTCATCCTCTAATGACTTGGGCAGATGTACTGTATGATTATTGgaatttttaaattgtttcaCAATCACATTACACTGTTTTCAATACACTTTCTTGTAAATAATTCCAAActtcttttaaataaatgaataaaaagccagtaagtgtcttttttgttgttttattgacaaaacaataTCAAGACAAACAGTTTCCAGAGTTGTTACATGAAAACACCGGGCTCTGGAGGAAAAGGATGACTGCCTTTATATCTGCTCagcattcatcatcatcatcatcctcgcaaatgttttgctttctttAAAATCCGCAAGCACCAGCTTCAACCTTCCATACAGGAAACAGacaatgtgatttaaaaaaaaaactatacaaTACTCCAAACTACTGAGACGTCTTCAGACAGAGGGCGGTAGGGTGACGGTGGGGGCCGACGGCGAggcctgaaaaaaataaagaaaaccagAATCATGTCAGAAATTCCAGAGTTGCTCCAtgacaatgcaaaaaaaaacaaaaaaaaaaagaattttccATGAAGGATGGAAATTTAAGTGATGTCatggaaacaaaagaaactTAATCTACCTGAAACCTTCAAGTATTTCCTCAGTCGGACCGTCAGGGAGCCCCTCCTGCAGTCTTCTGAATCTGCTCTTTGAGGATGAGGATGCTCTGCCGCTGCTCCGGGGGCAACATGGCGATCTGTTCTGGGGTCAGCTGCAGGACTTGCATAATCAGGGCAGcctacagagagacaaagacatcCTTCTATTAAATTTAATTGTCAAAGTGAAGTTGTGTTGGAACATCTCCTGCTATTGTTTCAGCTGTTATATAAAACCTGTTTCTCCCCCTCAGGTGTTACATACACAGAATAACTTGCAatcagtgaatgagagagaaaaggtaTTTGCATCTTGCTCAAGGCCACTTCAACAAGTTGCTGATGGACTACAGCTGCTCAGCTACTGTGTGTCTAACCCTGAGAGGtctgttatttttgtgataAACCTCCTCTCATCCAGTTGGGGATTTCACCACTGCAGTTAATACCGAATTGATTCTCAGTGTTCGTGAAATGAATCACGCATGTCTTTCAACAGGTGGTGGACGTAAAATCTTTACAGATTATTATGAAGTTCATTGAAAGTGACTCTTTATTGGTGATAGATCGAGTGACACTCGCCTTCTCCTGGTCCTGTGTGGAGACTTGGCTCTGCCCCGGGCTGAAGCCTCCTCCCGATGGGGGAACGCCAGAAATACCAGCAACCTGCAggacaaacacatttattagttttatgttttatcaggAGTGTAATGATTACCCAGTCTAAAGAGAAAACATTGATTTCTTTGTAATCTTTCTTCTCTCAAACCACATTATCACATGacttttacaatgtttttttccatgtaaTATGagtaaaagcttttttttttttttagttatcaTACAAACTAACAGTTGAGTCAAAGCAGGAGATTCAGATTTCTTATAAGGAGTCACGTATTGATTTTAGATGCTGTGTCCTCATTTCTACAGAAACTTGTACGCTCGTAATTTAATGGAGGAACTTGGGGAAGTTAACtgccaaaaatgtaaaacaaacagccaAAAACAAACCCAGCCTAGATCTAAATCTTGGTGTCCTAGAATCTGTAAGACAATACAAAACTAGCCAACCATACACTAAAGCAGGAAAAGACATCAGATGCAGGTGTTACCGGTCTTGTAGGTGGAGGAGCGTTTGGACCCATGCTATGTGGAACGGGGCCTTGCATTCCTCCTGCCATGGGAACCCTCTGGCCGGTCACTGGAACACGAGCATCCATCGCTCTAGGGTCACGGCCTGCAGGGAGACACAAAACCACACCGACCATTTACACCTCTCTAAAAAGTAAAGTGATTCATTGGAGTGTAGATTGCATAAAAGGGgaattttgtttaaaaatgaagttaAAGAAAGTTTATCGTtgcataaaacataaataaaaaaagtgtttgtagCTGAGAGACGTCTTTTCTTCTTAAAACATTGTGACatgacaataaatacataaattatgAAGGTACTGAATATAAGAAAATAGACAagtttttataagaaaaaagtACTTATGTCAAACACGACTGCTCTTAATAAATAACTAACACAGGACAAAAGACTTGTTTGATTTACAGGTATTTGGTTGCTGTGCCAGCTGCGGCTGACAAGATctgttacaaataaaatgtcaacCACACGCTCATAAATCATTTCAACTCTAACAACTTCACTAAATGTCAAGCG from Thunnus thynnus chromosome 9, fThuThy2.1, whole genome shotgun sequence encodes the following:
- the nox1 gene encoding NADPH oxidase 1, yielding MGNWIINNGLTSFIMVAWMGINIFLFVWFYFFYDLGDEFFYTRHLLGSALAWARAPAAVLNFNCMLILLPVCRNLLSLIRGSFVCCGRTMRKQLDKNLSFHKLAGYMIGLMTAVHMIAHLLNVEWYNNSRRGVYDKLSTALSNLEDTENTTYLNPIRTTDVDAQQTPTYFVFTTIAGLTGVIITLALILIITSSMEVIRRSYFEVFWYTHHLFIVFYIGLVFHGAGRIVRRQTTTNPPHNFTFCKNRTDDWGRIPECPIPQFAGGFPQTWMWVIGPMFLYLCERVLRFIRYVQTVRYRKIVMRPSKVLELQLVKSGFKMEVGQYVFLNCPAISQLEWHPFTMTSAPEEDFFSIHIRSAGDWTDKLISIMQQLPEGEQGPKMGVDGPFGTASEDVFDYEVSMLVGAGIGVTPFASILKSIWYKFKDSNPKLRTRKIYFYWLCRETHAFEWFADLLQVLEREMEERGMGDFLTYKLYLTGWDQSHATHAMVHFDEETDVVTGLKQKTHYGRPLWDKEFEQVRKENPTSVVGTFLCGPVALAKVLEKKCAKYSDVDPRKTKFYFNKENF